The proteins below are encoded in one region of Pseudomonas sp. SCB32:
- a CDS encoding DUF2388 domain-containing protein, giving the protein MRLCSIPKSPLILGLLLAACASGAQAHSVIRVFNITTNASARSIDFTSDTTTSIRDMKLVQEARDDAASFVGSDGAIRGAQLEAAFKVLREDVPQARDASDQALAEAILAL; this is encoded by the coding sequence ATGCGCCTCTGCTCGATCCCCAAGAGCCCCCTGATCCTTGGTCTGCTGCTCGCTGCCTGCGCTTCCGGCGCCCAAGCGCACTCGGTGATTCGCGTGTTCAACATCACCACCAACGCTTCCGCCCGCAGCATCGACTTCACCTCGGACACCACCACTTCCATTCGCGACATGAAGCTCGTGCAGGAAGCCCGCGACGACGCCGCCAGCTTCGTCGGCAGCGACGGTGCGATCCGTGGCGCCCAGCTGGAAGCCGCCTTCAAGGTCCTGCGCGAAGACGTGCCGCAGGCGCGTGACGCCTCCGACCAGGCCCTGGCCGAAGCCATCCTCGCTCTGTGA
- a CDS encoding DUF2388 domain-containing protein — translation MRPLLLLLPMSFCALPAQAFDQTTQFPVGTSYVTSKLTSTPFENKLLHSARDDAAGFIATGGELRGARLEAALHWLRQHHPALAANDRELAEAILAQ, via the coding sequence ATGCGCCCTCTACTGCTCCTGCTACCGATGTCGTTCTGTGCCCTGCCCGCCCAGGCATTCGACCAGACGACCCAGTTCCCGGTAGGGACCAGCTATGTCACCAGCAAACTGACCAGCACGCCGTTCGAGAACAAGCTGCTGCACAGCGCCCGTGACGACGCGGCAGGGTTCATCGCCACCGGTGGCGAGCTGCGCGGCGCCCGCCTCGAAGCGGCACTGCATTGGCTGCGCCAGCACCATCCGGCGCTCGCGGCAAATGATCGGGAACTGGCCGAAGCGATTCTTGCCCAATAA
- a CDS encoding DUF4105 domain-containing protein yields the protein MKLRAGRWLAALALIVTASSHASLRLELDTDGLTGAQRQASQQLLDEALQTLPATVVERLDRKVEVQWRDDLAENGMGRALRPDAIALSTRYLAALTDGSAATQQTGRTHGTLRRELLATLLHELTHLYDRAQLWDADEARVIRRCTMRDKSLGHVGAPDECRGQTGRRFTLSDDPRLLDLAGWPQYAGKHGEREQHNRFVLRSPDSYELTNPREYVAVNMEYFLLDPSYACRRPALYRYYASRFGERPHDACAGSYAYLNAGRDFGQQPLGYLDPERIYEVDYFIAEANNDIASRWGHTMLRLVVCAPGRPRGPDCRLDLDQHLVLSYRAFVGDLQLSSWDGLTGAYPSRLFVLPLSQVIEEYTKIELRSLASIPLRLSRDEIKSLVERSAQSHWSYDGNYYFLSNNCAVETLKLLRSGIQRQSLQSMDSITPYGVLGLLENRGIADPSVLDNPKEALRLGYRFDSFRDRYQAMFEVLKKHLDIRQDKVEDWLALPATERRPWFDKADLRASAALLLLEQAALRRQLLLAQDELKQLYLSNRDDLSADTRLATAGKTLQQILDDSGFLSRPAELLDGGYGLPQAKETATLEQQTQQRQKRLRQLSDNLDREVRALLTPERREELAALEANTKQISAHLRALHKAAGGFELP from the coding sequence GTGAAACTCCGGGCTGGCCGCTGGCTGGCGGCCCTTGCACTGATAGTCACCGCCAGCAGCCACGCCTCGCTCCGCCTGGAGCTCGACACTGACGGACTGACCGGCGCCCAGCGCCAGGCCAGCCAGCAACTGCTGGACGAAGCCCTGCAGACGCTGCCGGCCACCGTCGTCGAGCGTCTGGACCGCAAGGTCGAGGTGCAGTGGCGCGATGACCTTGCCGAGAACGGCATGGGTCGCGCCCTGCGTCCCGACGCCATCGCCCTCAGTACCCGCTACCTCGCCGCGCTCACCGACGGCAGCGCCGCCACGCAGCAGACCGGTCGCACCCACGGCACGCTGCGTCGCGAACTGCTGGCGACCCTGCTCCACGAGCTCACCCACCTCTACGACCGCGCCCAGCTGTGGGATGCCGACGAAGCCCGCGTCATCCGCCGCTGCACAATGCGCGACAAGAGCCTCGGCCACGTCGGCGCGCCGGACGAATGTCGCGGCCAGACCGGCCGCCGCTTCACCTTAAGCGACGATCCGCGCCTGCTCGACCTGGCCGGCTGGCCGCAGTACGCCGGCAAGCATGGCGAGCGCGAGCAGCACAATCGCTTCGTCCTGCGCAGCCCGGACAGCTACGAGCTGACCAATCCGCGCGAGTACGTCGCGGTGAACATGGAGTACTTCCTCCTCGACCCGAGCTACGCCTGCCGCCGCCCCGCGCTGTACCGCTACTACGCCTCGCGCTTCGGCGAGCGCCCGCACGACGCATGCGCCGGCAGCTACGCCTACCTCAACGCCGGCCGCGACTTCGGCCAGCAGCCGCTGGGCTACCTCGATCCGGAGCGGATCTACGAGGTCGATTACTTCATCGCCGAGGCCAACAACGACATCGCCAGTCGCTGGGGGCACACCATGCTGCGCCTGGTGGTCTGCGCTCCCGGCCGCCCGCGCGGGCCGGACTGCCGCCTGGACCTCGACCAGCACCTGGTGCTGTCCTACCGCGCCTTCGTCGGCGACCTGCAGCTTTCGAGCTGGGACGGCCTGACCGGCGCCTACCCATCGCGGCTGTTCGTGCTGCCGCTATCGCAGGTGATCGAGGAGTACACCAAGATCGAGCTGCGCAGCCTCGCCTCGATCCCGCTGCGCCTGAGCCGCGACGAGATCAAAAGCCTGGTGGAGCGCTCCGCGCAGAGCCACTGGAGCTACGACGGCAACTACTACTTCCTGTCCAACAACTGCGCCGTGGAAACCCTGAAGCTGCTGCGCAGCGGCATCCAGCGGCAAAGCCTGCAGAGCATGGACAGCATCACCCCCTACGGCGTGCTCGGCCTGCTGGAAAACCGCGGAATCGCCGACCCAAGCGTGCTGGACAATCCCAAGGAAGCCCTGCGCCTGGGTTATCGCTTCGACTCGTTCCGCGACCGCTACCAGGCCATGTTCGAGGTACTGAAGAAGCACCTGGACATCCGCCAGGACAAGGTCGAGGACTGGCTCGCGTTGCCCGCCACCGAACGCCGCCCGTGGTTCGACAAGGCCGACCTGCGCGCCAGCGCCGCCCTGCTCCTGCTCGAACAGGCCGCGCTGCGCCGTCAGCTGCTGCTGGCCCAGGACGAGCTCAAGCAGCTCTACTTGAGCAACCGCGACGACCTCAGCGCCGACACCCGCCTGGCCACCGCCGGCAAGACGCTGCAGCAGATCCTCGACGACAGCGGCTTCCTCAGCCGCCCGGCGGAGCTGCTCGACGGCGGCTACGGGCTGCCCCAGGCGAAGGAGACCGCCACCCTCGAACAGCAGACGCAGCAGCGACAGAAGCGCCTGCGCCAGCTCAGCGACAACCTCGACCGCGAAGTGCGCGCGCTGCTCACTCCGGAACGACGCGAGGAACTTGCCGCGCTGGAGGCCAATACCAAGCAGATCAGTGCGCACCTGCGGGCGCTGCACAAGGCGGCGGGCGGGTTCGAGCTGCCCTGA
- a CDS encoding DUF2388 domain-containing protein, with protein sequence MKKSLQLIAAAALLGCATGAFATSFVYTTDLSVRATGATSDATSNISDSFKDDKIVLEAKDDAATFVASQGDIRGAHLEAALRHIRTKMPELAANDQQLAQAILTI encoded by the coding sequence ATGAAGAAAAGCCTTCAACTGATCGCCGCAGCCGCGCTGCTCGGCTGCGCCACCGGCGCCTTCGCCACCAGCTTCGTCTACACCACCGACCTGTCGGTGCGTGCCACTGGCGCCACCTCCGACGCCACGTCCAACATCAGCGACTCCTTCAAGGACGACAAGATCGTTCTCGAAGCCAAGGACGACGCCGCCACCTTCGTCGCCAGCCAAGGCGATATCCGTGGCGCCCACCTGGAAGCCGCCCTGCGTCACATCCGCACCAAGATGCCGGAGCTGGCCGCCAACGACCAGCAGCTGGCACAGGCCATCCTGACCATCTGA
- a CDS encoding DUF1127 domain-containing protein → MERTLLAPTAPRLSAPINAWRLLGQWLQNARTRRQLAELDSRELADIGVSPSERVGEISKPFWR, encoded by the coding sequence ATGGAACGCACCCTTCTCGCCCCTACCGCCCCACGCCTATCCGCCCCGATAAATGCCTGGCGCCTGCTCGGGCAATGGCTACAGAACGCTCGCACCCGCCGTCAACTGGCCGAACTGGACAGCCGGGAACTGGCCGATATCGGCGTCAGCCCGAGCGAACGCGTGGGCGAAATTTCGAAGCCGTTCTGGCGCTGA